The Tautonia plasticadhaerens nucleotide sequence CGGGACTGAGGATTGGATTGTCGTCGGATCGCGTCGCGTCTCGGCGCACCGTCCCCGGGCCTGGCGTGCAAACCGCACAGTGTAGCGGACGGGGCCCCGAGGCGGAAGGGGAATCCCGGTTGCGACGACCGTGCGGCCGGTGCGGGCGCGGCTCGGTGCGCCGCTGGTGCGCCCTTCGGTTCGGCCGATTTCTGTTCCGGGAGCAAGGGTTGCGTCGATCGGAATGGCTTCGCTCCGCGCACCGTCGCGCCCGACGCTCGGTCTGCCCCTCCCCTCGTCCGGTCGGGGTGCCCTCGCCGTTCCCACCCGTCTCGTGCGCGACCGATTGCGGCCGATCGGCGCTCCGAGGGCTTCCCGGATCGTTGCGGCCTTGGAGACGAGGGATGCGGAGGGGGCGGCCGGTCGGACTCGGGGCGAACGCCGGGCGGTGCGCCAATCCCGATCAAGCTTGTCGCTGGATAAATCCCTCTGGTGATTTGAGTTGCGTCGTGAGTGCTCGGCTCGTTTCGGGAAACTGGGGGGTGGCGAGGGAGGGGACAGTGGCTGGGTCCGGCGTCTCGGTGGTGATGCCGGGACGGCCCTCGCTTCGAACGCGATGTGCGCGACCGGACGACCGATGATTTGCCGGGCGGTGCGCCGGATCGGGGCAACGTCGATCGTGGAGAAGAGATGAAGGGACATGGGGTTGCGTCGAGGGGGCCGCGTCCGTTTCGGGAGCGAGGTCGGGCCCGGGGAGTTTCCCGATTCGGGGCGTCGGGCCGGCCGGGCGAGGACGGCGCGCAAAGGCCGCCGACTCCGAGAGTATCGGGGTTTGGGGCGATTTTGGTCACACGAAATCGGCGTCGAGTCGGATCAGCGGTCGGGCTTCCGGGCGACCAGCCAGAGGTTGCTGGCGATCAGCTTCAGCGGCCAGAGCCGTTCGAGCGCGGCGTTGAGGCGGTGGAGGGGGCGGTCGAGTCGGCGGAAGGCCCGCTGCACCGGGGGGGGGAAGCCGTAGAGCATGGTCGGCAGGACGAAGGAGTGGCCGGCGTCGACGACCTCGAAGCCGGGCGGGCGGAGCAATTCGGCGGCGGATCGGAGGGAATAGAGGCGGTCGTGGGCGTTGTGGCCGAGCAGGCGCTGGAGGGCCTCGGTGTAGCTCAGGCGGTTGGGCAGGCAGGTGAGGATGAAGGTGCCGCCGGGTCGGAGGATCCGGGAGATCTCGTAGAGGGAGGTGGCGTCGTCGTCGACGTGTTCGAGGACGCCGTTGGAGGTGATGACGTCGAAGTGGCCGTCGGGATAGGGCATGAAGACGGGGTGGTCGAGCGGCTTGTAGTAGAGGCCGCTGAACTCGTGGAAGACGTGGAAGGGCCCGGGCTCGTAGAGGTCGGCGCCGTGGAGTTCCAGGGCGTCACCGAACCGCATCCGGTAGACGCAGGAGTCGAGGGCGTGCTGGCAGCCCCATTCGAAGACCCGGCCCCGGGGGGGCAGCAGGGCGGCGACCTGGTCGAGCACCCGGAGGCGGCGGCGGAGGGCGACGTCGTTCTCGATGTGGGCGGCGGCGTAGTCGAGGTCGGCCCCGTGGACGAGGGCGGCGGAGCCCTCGCGCTTCTGGCGTCCCCAGAGGGCCCGGATGGTCCGGATCTCGGCGTCGTGGTCCCACCCCGGGCGGGGGCGATCGTCGGGCGTCTCGGTCGGGCGGACGGGACGCGCGGGGCGAGGCGGTCGGATCGAGGCCGAGACGTGAGCCATGGTGGCGGGTTCCTTCCCGGGGGGCCACGGGTCAGGCGCGGTCGGATCGATCGCCATGCGATCGCGGCCGTCCCCCCTGCTCTGTCCCCTTCTATCGCCGATCGCGGCCCGGTTGTCTAGCGAGGTCGAACCGCTCCGGCCGGCCCGGGGCGGCCGGGATCGCCTCGATCACCTCGCCGACGGGTTGCTTGCTCGCCTCGTCGAGGCAGACCAGGGGACACTTCTCGTGGTAGGTCCGGGGGTCGACGTCCAGGACATCCTCCATCTCCGCCACGAACTCGGCGTTCGCCTCCGGCGGGACTGGCTCGTCCGGGGACGCCGCACCAATCCCCATCATCCTCGCGTCGGCTGTCGCGTCGGGTCGGGCGGACGATGGGGCGGGGCCTTGGCCGCCGGAATGCCGGACCCAGGAGGGGCGTCCCGGACAAGCTCGAGGACGGCCTCGGGACTCGCGTCCCCGCGGAGTGCCCGCTCGATGATCGGTCTGATCCGGTAGTTCGCCATCGGCTCGTCGATCATATGGGAGGAGCCCTGGCCGGGCAGCTTGATGATCAGGGGGACATGCCGATCGTCCGTATCCTGGACGCCAAGGAAGTGCGCCCCGTGATCGGCCGTGATGACGATTGTCGCGTCATCGAAGCGGTCCGCATCGCGGAGGCGCTGGGTGAGTTGTCCGACGATCTGATCGACATAGAGCAGACTTCGCTCATATCCCTCCGGCTGGCTCGGTCCCAAGGTGTCGTACCCCGCATCGGCGTGGCCGAAATACGTGCCATCCGGCTTGAAGACGTAGGGCCTGTGGGGGATCGGGAAGTGGGAGAGCAGCAGGGTGTTGGACGGAGCCTGATCGAGGACCCCCAGGGTCTCGTCGAGCACGTCTTGATTCACGTCGTACCAGTGCCGGCTATTGATCGGCCGTATGAGCTTATAGTAGAGCCGCGGGCTGATCGGGTCGGTCCCGTACTGGAGGTTGCGGACGCAAACGAGGGCCATCTTCTCGATGAGCCGATCCCCCTTGCGCAGGACCGGCTGCGACACGCAATAGTCCAGCGCG carries:
- a CDS encoding class I SAM-dependent methyltransferase, translated to MAHVSASIRPPRPARPVRPTETPDDRPRPGWDHDAEIRTIRALWGRQKREGSAALVHGADLDYAAAHIENDVALRRRLRVLDQVAALLPPRGRVFEWGCQHALDSCVYRMRFGDALELHGADLYEPGPFHVFHEFSGLYYKPLDHPVFMPYPDGHFDVITSNGVLEHVDDDATSLYEISRILRPGGTFILTCLPNRLSYTEALQRLLGHNAHDRLYSLRSAAELLRPPGFEVVDAGHSFVLPTMLYGFPPPVQRAFRRLDRPLHRLNAALERLWPLKLIASNLWLVARKPDR